taaaactctATAAAAGTTTAAATGGCATCAATATCGATCTCTGGACCAGTGTCCACGGGCGCGGCAGGTGCCTCCGTCTGCTGTCCAACCCTTCCTGAGGTTGAATACACAACCtgtgaacaaaacaaaaattcaagtcagaaattttcaaagtgctaCAATACCAGCTACAGAATTTAACCATTTCTGTTTTGTAACAGGAAATAGGCCTAACGAGTGCATTTTACAAAGTATATTTTTACCACATTCATACttaatacatacacattatcATCATGTGGAAGGGTATCACTCGTGTCAGGCACggaaaacaaaatcatatcagtgtatattatatgttttcaTATCACCAACAAGCAGCAGTTGCAGAGAGTCCAAAGCATTTTGTCGAAAAATTAACTATGAACACTTTGTGTTCAAGCATATCCTTTAATATTTCACGGACATACATAGAAATTTCTGCGTATTAAAGTAATTGTGGTTATATGATAGATCTTGAGGAGGAAACTGATGGCAGAGTTAATAATTATGGTAAGCAATATCCAATATTAACAGAAAATGGATAATTATTCAGCCATATTAAAATTTGGGTTGTGCTATCGAATACATAACACATGAACTCCAATGCGTAACCTGTCACTCAAACTACAAACCTCAATATTCTCATCCTCTTCCCCGCTTTCACTTTCCTCCTCCTCGGCTTCCTTAAGCCATTTAATGAAAGGTGCAGCTTTCTCGTGTATTTCCTGAACCACTTTCTTGTCCTGTACATACTTCTTGGAAACCTGTCAACCATTAAGTTACAGTGTTGAATTTAAAGTACTATGTACGTATTTTATAGATAGTGATACAGACTTGAATTAACTCTAGTCTCAGAGTAATAATCAACAAGTCCACTACCCTTCAGAGCTCTTTCACCTGATATCTGATTATTGGAATATACTCAACTGTTGAacttacagattacaaataAGAATGAAGATTAGATATTGTGATCATTGGATCCAGTTATAAATTACCTTCTTGTCCCAGTCAAGGATAATTTCCTCCTCTAGAATATCCGAGTCGTACAGGGCCTTAAGAATATGTGGCATTTTGGGTAGCAACAATTCAGCATGCACTTTCCCCACCAACTGCTCCAGTCCTCCCATCAGGTATTTTTGTGCTTTGTGGTTTTCATGACAAAACTACAAATCAAATATGTTTAGATCACAGACAAAAGTCAAATagcaaaacaataaaacaattatagaTACAAACAAGTCAACTACTACCTTTTGTGGCCCAACAATGGATCACACAGACTCATAGAACCCAAAGTtcttcatcaatatttcttagAAAAGCAATCCATACCCTTAAGAAAAGACGGCGATGCTGTTTGATCTGAGTCAGGATCTTTGTGTCCAACAGCAGTTCTACCAGAATCAGAACGCTTTTATCCTTAACTTCCAGTCTCTCTGCCTCTGCTACGATGTCCTTCTCCACGGCAGCCATGTTGTTACTGTCGCGCTTGGACTGCAAAGTTAAGTATTTTGTTAAAGTAACTAAGAATCTGagtattacattttttttatctacacTTGAAAACATCACTGATAGCTCAATAAAGTATTCATGGTTCCTAATGGAGAACCCTATAATGCAATATTTGTagtgaaataatgttttaaaaacaagaGGTGCAAAGTTCCATCAGGTCAGGTAAGGATTATTCAATCATAGAATTCTGTAGGGGAATCCAAATGATATTTCTTCATACCCCGATGTAAACCAAAGCACTATACAGTTGAAAACCAAAGCTTTCCAGGAATTTCAACTCTAGTTTCTGCAGttcaacaaaaaaatatcatgaCTCTCTGCTcataatgtaattaaatttaaaagtcatcatgaaatacattttaacaatgGAATATTTATCTATGCTCTATCCGATAGCCAATGTAATCATAACAGAACCATATAATCCAAGATAGCAAAATTACCACAATTATACACATAAAAAAACCATTGATTTGACCTCGAGAATAGATAGATTAATactgtaatatatgtacataaatgaACAGCAAAATGGACTAATGTCAAGCAAGTGATGCATTTTTTAATGAGAAATAGAACTGTTGAGTCCTCACTTTGCCAAAAACGTTTCAGAATAATAAGTAATATTTGACGTATTTCATAATCTGAAAAGTTACTGGAAATATATAGAACTACCATCAGGTCAGAAACGGATTATTCAATCATAGAATTCTGTAGGGGAATCCAAATGATATTTCATCATACCCTGATGTAATCCGATTCATTATACAATTACAAAACCAAAACTTTCCGGGAATTTTACTTCTGTTCCTGCAGTTTGACAGAAAAATATCAGAACCCTCTactcattaaaaaaaaaatttaaaaaaaaagaaaaattaagaTGACACATTTTAACAATAGTATTAATTAACAAACAGCTGAGGGTCAATATTGTTATGCATCCAAACAAATTGATCATGTTGTAAAAGAATGTGAAGTTAAGTTTCCTATATGATATAAATTTGTAAGAAAATGTTTTCATCTTTGCTCTATCTATTCAATATGCTTTGACCCTTTAGATTTCAAAGAAATGGTGATGACTactgaaattgctaaaagtcaagggtcaactgcAAGCCCTGTGTTAGTCAATACAATAATAATGGAGCTGTAGACTATGATAGCAAAGATTGCGAAAAGAAAGCTTAATACTGTAGTATACAGAAATGAACAGCAAAATCAACCAACATCAGTACAACTACTGAGACCTTATTTTGCCAACAATGTTTCTGATTAAGAATGGTAATAGTTGATGTATTTCATGATCCGAAATATTACTGGGAATATACACAGAACTACCATCAGGTCAGAAAAGGATTATTCAATCATAGAATTCTGTAGGGGAATCCAAATGATATTTCATCATACCCTGAATATAGTCAGTGATGTAAACCGATGCactaaaaattaaatatttcatagatttttattgaatgtaattttagtcaaattaaactgcatcataaAGTAAATGATGAGCTTGATGTTTACCTTCACAAACTGGTAAAACATTTCCAGTCGGTCATCTTGAGATTTTTCTAGGTCATCTGACAAGGCCATAATCTTTGCAGCATCACTGAGTTCTTCCATCCTTTGTTTAATGGCATCTGCTGttatatcttcatctggaatcCAGTCTTCTCCATCATCATCTTGATTATCCTGAGGACAGagttttataaatcatttttttcccCATCACTTGAAACTACATATATCTATCAGGACCGAGGGTATGTTTTTGACTTCCCAAAATGAGTTCTTCTTTTAAAGGATATGTAGTACTTTTCTGTTTCATTCAGATTTGCaattgacttctgaaattgtgAAAAAGCTGAGGGTTTGCTGAAAATCCTGTCCAAACTTTTACATTTATGACACTATTTGTTGaacacattttttaaattgtattggTAATGCCACTGAAATTTCCTTCTGAATTCACTACCTTGATTTTTCTTCCAAATAAACCCTTCTAATCGTGTTCCAAATGAGGAAAAAGCATTGCATCTCAATATTTCATACATGCAAGAAGTGGCAGCAGCGGAAGCCATTACATTCTTATTTTTCAGACATGGTACTTACAACTTCAGGTGGGGCATCCACAACTCCCCCACTTGCACGCTGAGCTGCCATCTGTTCCTGAGCATTTGCCTCAGGGCTAGCACGATCCTTCTCATCAGCATCCCCATTCACATGTTTCTTGTTAGATTTCTCTTTCTTGCTTTTCTTACCACCTTTAGTTGGTGTAGCAGCTGATGGATCCTACAACCataataaaatttcataaaacttcaatGTAACCTACATCCACAAATATACCATTCATTACTCGCATTCAGacttaaaataaattaatcCTTAGTTCATGAAACAGGCGTTGTCAGAAGACAACAAAGTTTGATGAGGGGGTTGAAATTCAGAATAAGGTGTCTAAAAGgtaagtaggtcaaaggtcatggccAAGGCAAACAAATGTAGTACCATTAGGAAGGTCTTGTGACAAGGAATACACATGTGAGAACTTAAGCTGTATCTTCATcagtattgacacaacactgttttgTAAAAACCTAGGACTTCATCCTGGCGAGCAAAGAAAGGAACCAAATATGCTTACAGTATCAATATTCTGAAATTATTACCAGAAAATCATTATTTGCCCATTTAGTTTCCTTTTGATCAACAATATAATTAGAAAGAAGATAAATGTTAGTTTGTGTAAAAGTGAAAACTTACAAAATCAGGAGGGTTCTTTAAGATGAATGTGGTCAGTTTATGTCTCATGTCAACCTGGCCTGAAAAGCCACAAGCAATGCACCGCTGGGCAATAGTCGTCTTCTTCACTGTCtgtaataaaatttaataaagaCTACATCCAAAACGTTCACTGTGTGTTTGGTTGTTTGTAAACAACAGTTTTTCCCCTgactattttatttattttaagtcAGTCAAGTTGTTATCGCACAACAGACATGATCTTTCTTTTGATTGTTTTTCACATGATGTACTTGAATGAAATATTGGTCAAGACATTCTCAAACACATGTATTTCAATGCATTTCAGTACACAATGTCAAAGATCAAATTCTATCAGTATGCATCGCATCCTCTGAACATgatgtatcataaatatattcttatattGGCTTGAAACAAATTTCATAACAAATGCACACATATCCTATCACATGATTTGTTTGAAGCAGACGTGTAAGAAATTAAGCAACACCTTTATGTTTTTATAAAGATCAATATGACAAAAGAACAAATCACCAAAAGGatttaacatcaaatgatgtaacacaaacactaatttttatttattaacacTGTCAAAACACGTTCGATACTTACAAATTTAGTTTCTGGATTTGAACATTCTGGACAAAGCACAAATCTTTTAATGAAGCCATCTAGAAGTAACTGAAGCTTTTGGGCATCATGTGAACCGTTAACAATGTATCGCTCATTCTTGTAATCAAATTGAGTTTGAGCGCCAAGTTCACAGCCAAAATATTTGGTGGGATCTGGAAAAAAAGAATAGTTCATTATAttcttatttttcttttaaatgtgatatgtACAGAATTCAAGTAAATGAAAGCAGTCAAGATAAAATTTGAGACATTCTAGGACATTGCCATGCCATCTTAtcaatcaaagggccaaaggccccgagaaacgtcagggtctgaggtcatatgaTAAGAAatctaaaattgaattttatagtcagttacatttgtatcagatgaaatgtcttaatctggttattcctattctatatatattcaagaaaacgtgtataacatatttatctgctgacaactttccaatagctgagtatagttctttccctatttctttaatgcttgtggaagattattgataaaCTCCTGAATCtgtaaagctgcttgtaaactttgaaaaaaatcaactgaacgacaaattggtctattaacagaacatgttgtacTACCAAAGATAAATTCCACGATGTACACAGCCCTaagttttttaaatttcatttatgctataagatgttaattaggcctagcaaacatctattttatgacccctagtaacatattttaactctgatagaaaattgcggtcacgttgtccgacgagacatatctagttttgacattgacgccagtacatcagtcacggatcataatcattagattcctttcaaataaacaaataataaccttatttaataaaatcctcacgaaaaacggcaatgtagtttgttacaatgttacaacttgccttcaattcctggTGATAATTATTGcatattctagcgacatacaaatgaatatgaaactgcaaACGGTCGTTGGTTTcgttacattagacataaccgccattttggccgattagtgatgagtcacgtgacagctgaagttatctcctggaatgctcgggtgcatttttgactacgtaaatagggttggttttaggcttatatgaaatgttcctgcatataaactcaggatgaacatacGAGTCCaagacatgtggatagtttctctgtgaatgcatgtaaatttccacgacgatcaaactgatttttttactttcgttttcaagacAGGATCGggacagaactacgtaatcctacgccgACAAAATTacatatactgacgaggaaaatgtttatatttatactctaaaatagtctagaacattcatatttcattttgaataattgcagtaaacacggtttacatcagttaaatcgtgtcaataattgctatcaaaattggaactatattaggctgcggatgtatatcatttgtatgacagaaaccggaagttgttagccggaaacaTAAGTGTCACTAACAACATTTTCCtaccacgactataacggcaggtgccaaaggcatcatatgttaaaaataaccagataaaaattactgaaaaccaCTGTTAATACTTACATGTTGGTGGTCGGTCCAATGCTTTGGCGACCTCAACCATATTAACAATGACTGTTTTAATTCCATTGCCCTTGCCTTCAACCTGTTGTTTAAATcataatgtaaaattaattttcattgtggatataattaaatatacataatcagggcatccagtagacccttgagagtatttttttgactccccaaattgAGATTagactcttgggtttgaagggacatgtctatttgacatatgttttgacccttcagattgctcagaaatagtgatttgacttctgaaattgctaaaagtcaagggtcaactggatgccctgataatgaattatttgaaacAGACAAGGACAAATTAATTATGACCTAAACTCTATTATATACAGAGATGAAAATGGACTAAGGGCAAAAAGGCTGAAAATTAGATTACTCAATCTTTTCAATGGGAAAAATTAcaagtttacattttaatacactgatattctcaaaaaggctgaaatcagccaatcggctgaacattttcatctctgtatatatacacttgttCAAAAACATGATAAAACAATTACCTTAGCTAGGAGACGAGGCATCTTGTACCTGTAGAAAGGGTCGGTGACCTCACTATTGATGTTGAGGCTAGCCATTGTGAATTACTTGTGTTAGACGACCTGTGCTTTCTGTGAATTCCACTGCCCGTACAAAACAAATGGCAACAATACCGTTGGAAATTCATAAAACTAATTAAAGGGTCTATAGTTTGATCCGAATGTGTGGAAGCAATCTTTCCTTTGTGCCACGGCAATGGCCCTGAAACAAGAGTAGCAATGAAATGACACATTGGTATAAAAGTACACTGGCTCATTTCAACTTTAATTGGTATCATATCTGGTTAAATGACAGGAAAGTTATTTGTTTAAAGATTCCTTTGACTTTAGGTTTAGAATAAGATAAAACTATCAAACCTTGATGGTTAAAATTCTTTTGAACAAACATAAAGATTAGTAATGAGACATGCTTGGTATTGTTGAACCGTTATgacaatatatgtatgtttgtatatgtactgtCATCAAATTACTTCAATGTATTCAATAGAATTGTGCAATAGCCGTTAAAGTTTTCAATCCCAGTCGAGTATATATGACAACTGCCATATGGTCAGTAGAAGAGGTgaattctattaaaaaaaatcatacatcaAAAGTTTATTTCATTGGAAATTTCTGTTAAATCAAGAATACCCAAAATTGATGATGACGCACagaataacaaaaatatttcatgtgaCAATATGgtaaatgtataaaatttaTCTCTAATCTTAGTCTAAATTATTTCGaatcaaaattctttttatttatttttttcgaTACGCAATTGCTGGTGATTACCCAATATCCTTACTTTATTCAGAACGGAATAAAGAAAAGAGTAATTTCATGGATGACGTAAATATCAAGTCAACATAATAAGTTCCGTTCAGCATATTTTATCGACAGCCAATGGTCTCTGCCTCTGGAAACGCGCCAAAAATTCTCACACTAACTAAttcattgaatattttcaaacatCAGTCTATCTTTTAGCTTACCTTCAATATGTgagatatatataaactgatCATACGAATGAAAAATGTTTCGTCAAATTATGATGAAAGTTTAAACCAAATGAGCCAATCCCATGTCCACGTGTTTTCAATATGGCCACTTTGTCGCGACAAAGTAACCTTGAACTGGATTTATAATGAGAGGAAATATTCCAACACCAAAGCAAAAGATTTATGTTTCAAAACttgtttcattttatgtataatgtatactcACCGTCAATACTCAAAAACGTCATAAAAAAGGTTGTCAAAGTGGTGTTATATGAAAAAGATATCCGGAGCCGAGGTAATGCCTACGCAGGTTGCTGGGACTTGTCCCAATATGTCGATATAAAAACGCCCCGACGGAGCCAAGATGTTTCGTCAAAATCTGTGAAAAGACaaaaaattgttgtaaaaagTCAACTTCTGTAACAAGGCAATTTTTTCGAAAAATAAAGGACTGTCAGAcaacaatttcaacaaattattACGAACACGTTCGACACTCACCCAAGAATTCCAACTTGTGCTGGTCACGAGATCCCGGATGTAGACTTCGTTCTCGAGAGAATTAAAGTTCCGCGATAAAATGCGAGATCTAATACATTCCGCCATATTGCCAGGATGGTCACACGGGAAGGGGAGTGAGGAACCTCGACAGAAAGATCATTCCAAATAATCTGAAATGCAGACTTAAAAATGTGCGATGTGGATTGAGAAATCGCAAATGTTATGTGCGTTCGTGAGTGGATCGTTCAGGTCTATGATCTGGCAATATAACTGCAAAATAAGACAAGTCCTTACGGAAAAGTGTTTTTGACAGATTACCACCTCATCAAACGATTTGTTTACCAAATCTCGAGCCATCTCTGCCTCCTGTTATTTTTGACAACTTAGGTGGgttgaaaagaaaaaatgttagCCAGTCATGTCTCCCTTTTATAGTTTTAATATCAGTAATTGCGTGTCCTTATAGTTTTACCGGTATTTTTGCAAACAGGTGCTCTTGGGACCGTTCGTCAGCCGTCTGGTTGCATTGGGCACGTGAATTTATcgctactgtatatatatatagcctagGCATTTAGCTATACAAAACTGGcgaaaaacaacattttttggATTAAAATGCATGCGCGTAAAAGCTACACATGAAACTCGCTGGGggatgtttataaacatttgaaCATATTGCATTGAAATTTTAAACGGAATTTATTCTGATGAAAACTATACTTGCAATATGTTCAAATGTTGTTTATTGACATCTGCACGCAtgcatttttatcaaatgaatCTTATATTTTCGTCAAGTCACATTTGAAAATGTCTTTTTCGAATTCCTCTTGCCCGACCCTATGTTTTGAACTTGCAAAGCTATATAATAGTTggtaaggatttttttttcaataatgaaGATATTAAATGCTTATGGAGGTATGAATACATTGTTTAATACACTcttataattgaaataaaaaaagaaagaaattggAACAAAAGTAAAATGAGAGCTTATTATTATCAGACTGGAATTGTTAAATGGtatcatgtaaaacaaaatgaaaaaaaatcttatgaCAATATAACTTCAGACACTAAAgaattttaaaacattgaatatataAACTGTCAAAAACTACCAGAAGTATAAACCAAAAAGAGGTTGCTTCATTTAAGGAATCACTGAGCAAAACAgacatttttttaagaaaatcctGCCTCGTCGATCATGTCTTGATTAATTTCCTGCCATGTCGTATTGACATTATAATCTAAATTCTTGCTCTTTTATCAGGGTTTATGTTAGTTTGTCACACACAACATTCGCTGACAAACATATTGTAAAGAATTCATCGTCTAGCGCTGATTTCTGCTTTAGcattgtcaatattttagaCGAAAAAAACCCAAGCATGGCAGTGTTGTGGATGTCTTGTTCGTTCCCCATTAAATGTCATCAGCTCTGAACCTCAAACCTCTGTGGTTGATGCAAATTACAGATtgcaaatttttttaaaatcgaaacgaataaaaaaaaattatgtaaaaaaatattcgaGTCTGCAGGATTTGGTGGGTCGGTCGGGTAAGGGGAAACACATATTTTAATTGTGGCCTTGGTttggtatagtgatatatagCTAAAATTGCTGTTTATTTATGTTCTTTTACTATAGATATAGTTATTCTATTTAAAACACTTTATCAAGTAGGGCGAAACCACAAACTTGCGTATGATATGCAAACTAGCCTATTATTTGCAAGTTGGAGCAATGTATGTATTTCTAAATACAAATAGCCAAATCACTATAAACGTTATTTTCCCAATGTATTTTTGGTGTACGGCGTATTTTGTTTAGTCGCGATACATCACaaattgcaaaaataaaatgtatttgcaTGTGGGAAagtatcaaaaaaaaaaatttgtggtTCATACACAGGCCTACTTTCAGCATCAACTATAGTGACTATAAAGATGACTACCCAAATCAGCTGAGCTTATAATTAACTTTATCACAGGTGTACATGTTGTGGAAGCTACAATTGGGTTCCATGTGCACCAATGTAGTAAATCCTTGTAATGTATGTTGGACATacttaccgtatttgacctaagcAGGGTGCAGGTAATTGACTGTGGGGTTGCCCTTATTAAGAgtagttattctgaagttttatgaaacggactataccttatagcagaatacccaaggctgtgga
This DNA window, taken from Pecten maximus chromosome 3, xPecMax1.1, whole genome shotgun sequence, encodes the following:
- the LOC117323801 gene encoding eukaryotic translation initiation factor 5-like; protein product: MASLNINSEVTDPFYRYKMPRLLAKVEGKGNGIKTVIVNMVEVAKALDRPPTYPTKYFGCELGAQTQFDYKNERYIVNGSHDAQKLQLLLDGFIKRFVLCPECSNPETKFTVKKTTIAQRCIACGFSGQVDMRHKLTTFILKNPPDFDPSAATPTKGGKKSKKEKSNKKHVNGDADEKDRASPEANAQEQMAAQRASGGVVDAPPEVDNQDDDGEDWIPDEDITADAIKQRMEELSDAAKIMALSDDLEKSQDDRLEMFYQFVKSKRDSNNMAAVEKDIVAEAERLEVKDKSVLILVELLLDTKILTQIKQHRRLFLRFCHENHKAQKYLMGGLEQLVGKVHAELLLPKMPHILKALYDSDILEEEIILDWDKKVSKKYVQDKKVVQEIHEKAAPFIKWLKEAEEEESESGEEDENIEVVYSTSGRVGQQTEAPAAPVDTGPEIDIDAI